One Acanthochromis polyacanthus isolate Apoly-LR-REF ecotype Palm Island chromosome 6, KAUST_Apoly_ChrSc, whole genome shotgun sequence DNA segment encodes these proteins:
- the LOC127534457 gene encoding uncharacterized protein LOC127534457, with the protein MTQSTVNMAVLCSGMGNADIMNSALLFPGMLVVTLAGCSAAKSGPHSAFNAYRDFVIKDTTALFLAAVIEHLGFLHVTDCPESLIPQHIKEASPEARRSWFNKLTAEIVDKYVLLPGITEAAESARKASATPVLKNQFPCRMEGCSRTFTYYKSRLTHEQKMHNLVIPTDTTPAISSDRDHKYEHTVARLGFSFILLDFMDAVKEGDGERLMRLYTVALLFYKAYGHTSYAYSTFMLTVQLNATLSPQVAHSLMWNRFWSTRGGKGRNIPLDLHLEHLNGFLKSFLKGLGPNLNETSAARISRSIAVFKEMMAGTDLEMGISRQTGAHHVDMTKDILTLVDTLQEAELFKQKAGRVYAAFPGFQRNLLSKLDPKALWKWMMSKLSEWRSVPL; encoded by the exons ATGACTCAATCAACTGTGAACATGGCTGTTCTTTGTTCTGGGATGGGAAATGCAGACATCATGAATTCAGCTCTGCTGTTCCCGGGGATGTTGGTTGTGACATTGGCAGG GTGCAGCGCTGCCAAGAGTGGACCTCATTCAGCATTCAATGCTTACAGGGACTTTGTGatcaaggacacaacagccctATTCCTAGCAGCTGTGATTGAGCATCTTGGTTTTCTTCATGTCACAG ATTGTCCTGAGTCCCTCATACCACAGCACATCAAGGAGGCCTCTCCAGAAGCAAGAAGATCATGGTTCAACAAATTAACAGCTGAAATTGTGGACAAATATGTTCTTCTTCCTGGCATCACAGAAGCTGCAGAGTCTGCTAGAAAAGCATCTGCAACACCGGTTCTAAAGAATCAGTTCCCATGTCGAATGGAGGGTTGTTCACGCACATTCACATATTACAAAAGCAGACTAACCCATGAACAGAAAATGCACAACCTGGTTATTCCAACTGACACCACCCCAGCCATCAGCTCAGATCGCGATCACAAGTATGAACACACTGTTGCCAGATTGGGTTTCAGCTTCATTCTTTTGGACTTTATGGATGCAGTAAAGGAAGGAGACGGCGAAAGGCTGATGCGTCTCTACACAGTTGCTCTGTTGTTTTACAAAGCATATGGACATACAAGCTATGCTTACAGTACGTTCATGCTTACTGTACAACTGAATGCCACGTTGTCTCCACAGGTTGCTCACAGTCTCATGTGGAACAGATTCTGGAGCACCAGGGGAGGCAAGGGACGAAACATTCCACTAGATTTGCATCTGGAGCACTTAAATGGATTTTTGAAATCTTTCCTGAAGGGCCTTGGGCCTAACCTAAATGAGACTTCAGCAGCCAGAATAAGCAGGTCCATTGCTGTCTTCAAAGAAATGATGGCCGGCACCGATTTGGAAATGGGAATATCGAGGCAAACTGGTGCTCATCATGTGGACATGACCAAAGACATCCTCACCTTGGTAGACACACTGCAAGAGGCAGagctttttaaacaaaaagcaGGTCGTGTCTATGCTGCCTTCCCTGGTTTCCAAAGAAACCTACTGTCAAAACTGGATCCAAAGGCACTTTGGAAGTGGATGATGAGCAAGCTCAGTGAATGGCGTAGTGTCCCTTTGTAA